The following proteins are co-located in the Acidimicrobiia bacterium genome:
- a CDS encoding aldehyde dehydrogenase family protein, whose product MTTEKFDLDYAPALESTAVVNIAKQYGLFVNGEFVKARGGKTFATINPATEAHLADVAEASKADVNKAVKAARHAYETTWRDMPGRQRARYLYRIARQLQERAREFAVLETLDGGKPITESRDFDLPQAAAHFFYHAGWADKLDYAFPGRKVTSHGVVGQITPWNFPMMMAAWKLAPALATGNTVVFKPAETTPLTALLLAEVLQDVDLPPGVVNIVTGAGATGQALVDHPDVDKLAFTGSTGVGKMIQRAAAARRLPLTLELGGKAAHIVFDDAAIDQAVEGVVKGIFFNQGHVCCAGSRLLVQESIADMFIEKLKRRVDLLRVGNPLDKNTDVGAINSAAQLGRIADLVKVGVSEGAEMYQPECTLNKKGFWFAPTIFTGVQQSHRIAQEEIFGPVLSVQTFRTADEALQKANNTPFGLSAGVWTEKGSKILWMADRLNAGVVWANTYNQFDPASPFGGYKESGFGREGGMQGLSAYVRTDTGGRS is encoded by the coding sequence ATGACCACAGAAAAATTTGACTTAGATTACGCTCCGGCTCTTGAATCAACGGCGGTAGTCAACATTGCCAAACAATACGGTTTGTTCGTTAACGGTGAGTTCGTTAAAGCTCGGGGCGGCAAAACCTTCGCCACCATCAACCCAGCGACCGAAGCCCACTTGGCTGACGTTGCCGAGGCCTCAAAAGCAGATGTAAACAAAGCGGTCAAAGCAGCACGCCACGCTTACGAAACCACTTGGCGAGACATGCCGGGCCGCCAACGAGCCCGCTACCTGTACCGCATCGCCCGCCAACTACAAGAACGAGCCCGAGAATTTGCGGTGCTCGAAACCCTTGACGGCGGGAAACCCATCACCGAAAGCCGTGATTTCGACTTGCCCCAAGCGGCGGCGCATTTCTTTTATCATGCCGGTTGGGCCGACAAATTGGACTACGCTTTTCCCGGGCGAAAGGTCACCTCGCACGGGGTGGTGGGTCAAATAACCCCCTGGAACTTCCCCATGATGATGGCCGCCTGGAAGTTGGCTCCCGCTTTAGCCACCGGTAACACCGTGGTATTCAAACCCGCCGAAACTACCCCACTCACCGCTTTGCTGTTGGCTGAGGTGCTCCAAGACGTTGACTTGCCTCCCGGGGTAGTAAACATCGTGACCGGCGCCGGCGCCACCGGCCAAGCCTTGGTAGACCACCCAGATGTAGACAAACTGGCTTTTACGGGGTCCACCGGGGTAGGCAAAATGATTCAACGAGCCGCCGCCGCTCGCCGCTTGCCGCTTACTTTGGAACTGGGTGGGAAAGCAGCCCACATTGTCTTCGACGATGCCGCCATCGACCAAGCGGTAGAAGGTGTCGTAAAAGGCATCTTCTTTAACCAAGGTCACGTGTGCTGTGCCGGGTCACGGTTGCTGGTCCAAGAGTCCATCGCCGACATGTTTATTGAAAAACTTAAACGTCGCGTTGACTTGCTGCGGGTCGGTAATCCGCTGGACAAAAATACTGATGTGGGGGCCATTAACTCGGCGGCCCAACTGGGGCGCATCGCCGACCTCGTAAAGGTTGGGGTGAGCGAAGGTGCAGAAATGTACCAACCTGAATGTACTTTGAACAAAAAAGGCTTCTGGTTCGCCCCAACAATTTTCACTGGGGTGCAACAAAGTCACCGTATTGCTCAAGAAGAGATTTTTGGCCCGGTGCTGTCGGTGCAAACCTTCCGCACCGCTGACGAAGCGCTACAAAAAGCCAACAACACCCCGTTTGGTTTGTCGGCCGGCGTTTGGACCGAAAAAGGTTCCAAAATTCTTTGGATGGCCGACCGCCTCAATGCCGGGGTGGTGTGGGCCAACACCTACAACCAGTTTGATCCCGCCAGCCCCTTTGGCGGTTACAAAGAAAGCGGCTTCGGTCGAGAAGGTGGCATGCAGGGGCTTTCAGCCTATGTACGCACCGATACCGGAGGTCGGTCATGA
- the deoC gene encoding deoxyribose-phosphate aldolase has product MACTTDKPLSLATSVDQVALEARAKSLTTRSIKTTSKRAALHLSIRCMDLTTLEGADTPGKVASLCQKAIRPDPTNLAVPPVAAVCVYPEMVDYAVAATAGTGVKVASVAGAFPSGLSRLSVRLDDISDAVARGAHEIDIVLNRSAFLTGDYNLVMDEVAAAKEACGDAHLKVILETGELGGYDQIRRASMLSMAAGADFIKTSTGKIPKASTLPVVLCMAEAIRDHAEATGEIIGLKAAGGIRTAKQAWHYLVVIGETLGTDWLTPDLFRLGASSLLNDVLQQLGKLDTGRYSGPDYVTVD; this is encoded by the coding sequence ATGGCGTGTACAACCGATAAACCTCTGTCTTTGGCGACCTCGGTTGACCAGGTGGCTCTAGAAGCCCGAGCAAAGTCTCTCACCACCCGGTCAATTAAAACGACCAGCAAACGAGCGGCCCTGCACCTGAGTATTCGCTGTATGGACTTAACCACCTTAGAAGGGGCCGATACCCCGGGCAAGGTGGCTTCCTTGTGTCAAAAAGCCATTCGACCCGACCCAACAAACTTGGCTGTGCCGCCGGTAGCGGCGGTTTGTGTGTACCCCGAAATGGTGGATTACGCCGTAGCGGCTACCGCAGGTACCGGAGTCAAGGTAGCCAGCGTGGCTGGGGCGTTCCCCAGCGGGCTCTCTCGGCTAAGCGTTCGCCTTGATGATATTTCTGATGCCGTGGCTCGCGGTGCCCACGAAATCGACATCGTATTAAACCGGTCAGCGTTCCTTACTGGTGACTACAACTTAGTTATGGACGAAGTAGCGGCCGCTAAAGAAGCCTGCGGTGACGCTCACCTAAAGGTGATTTTAGAAACCGGAGAACTCGGCGGTTACGACCAGATTCGCCGCGCTTCTATGTTGTCAATGGCCGCCGGTGCCGACTTTATTAAAACCTCCACCGGTAAAATCCCCAAAGCTTCTACCTTGCCGGTGGTGCTGTGCATGGCCGAAGCGATTCGTGACCACGCCGAAGCAACCGGCGAAATCATTGGGCTCAAAGCAGCGGGTGGTATTCGTACGGCCAAACAGGCTTGGCATTATCTGGTGGTTATTGGTGAAACTTTAGGAACCGATTGGCTCACCCCTGACCTTTTTCGTTTAGGAGCTTCCAGCCTGCTTAATGATGTGCTGCAGCAACTGGGCAAACTTGATACCGGCCGATACTCCGGCCCCGACTACGTGACGGTGGATTAA
- a CDS encoding phospho-sugar mutase, translated as MTDAVRALAQQWLAADPDPQTQEEIKVLFAGPAADLEQRFNGRLAFGTAGLRGPLAAGPQGMNLVLVRMTAAAIGQRLLEEHADPLVVIGYDARHKSEVFAEDSARVLAALGIRSCLLPEALPTPVLAFSVRHLKADAGIMVTASHNPRQDNGYKVYWADGAQINTPIDAEISAHLDALTPDVALANEDHALIFRDAGALSAAYVAYAAGGVAQNSAANLSVVYTPVHGVGRVTLEAAFASAGFAAPMVVAQQADPDPDFSTVEFPNPEVPGTLDLALALAQDEQADLLLANDPDADRLIAGVPQDSGWRVFTGNEIGALLAEHVLSKGQGADRLVATTVVSSRLLAAIAAHHGVHYAETLTGFKWIVRPGLANPDLRFVFGYEEALGFAIGDQVRDKDGITAALIFAEMASQAADHGRTVVDLLHALWERHGVHRTGQVTRRFSGHEGEEIMAGLLQTVRSGPPKTLANRPITELVDYATGVNGLAPTNALALTMEGARLVIRPSGTEPLLKIYGEVIEPVAAGKAKSAEASADQALSALLSAASGLLSGESPDERPDC; from the coding sequence GTGACCGATGCGGTGCGGGCTTTAGCCCAACAGTGGCTGGCGGCCGACCCCGACCCGCAAACCCAAGAAGAAATTAAGGTGCTCTTTGCGGGCCCAGCAGCGGACCTAGAACAGCGCTTTAACGGGCGTCTGGCTTTTGGCACTGCTGGTTTACGCGGCCCTTTAGCGGCCGGCCCGCAAGGCATGAACCTGGTCCTGGTGCGCATGACCGCAGCGGCTATCGGCCAGCGTTTGTTAGAAGAACACGCCGACCCACTGGTAGTTATCGGCTACGACGCTCGACACAAAAGCGAAGTGTTTGCTGAGGATTCCGCCCGAGTGTTGGCCGCCTTAGGTATCCGTAGTTGTTTGCTGCCCGAAGCGCTCCCCACCCCGGTGCTGGCTTTTTCGGTGCGGCACCTCAAGGCCGACGCCGGCATCATGGTCACGGCCAGCCACAACCCTCGCCAAGACAACGGCTACAAGGTGTATTGGGCCGATGGGGCGCAAATAAACACCCCGATTGATGCTGAAATCTCAGCCCACCTCGATGCTCTGACACCAGACGTCGCCTTAGCCAACGAAGACCATGCGTTGATTTTCCGAGATGCTGGTGCGCTTAGTGCGGCCTACGTGGCTTACGCCGCTGGGGGAGTAGCGCAAAATAGTGCCGCCAACCTTTCGGTGGTTTATACCCCAGTCCATGGGGTAGGCCGAGTAACCCTAGAAGCTGCTTTTGCGTCGGCCGGTTTTGCAGCCCCGATGGTGGTGGCCCAACAAGCCGACCCCGACCCCGACTTTTCTACCGTGGAGTTCCCCAACCCCGAAGTGCCCGGCACCTTAGACCTGGCCTTAGCTTTAGCCCAAGATGAACAGGCCGACTTGTTGTTGGCCAACGACCCCGATGCTGATCGGCTTATTGCTGGAGTGCCGCAAGATTCTGGATGGCGAGTATTTACCGGCAACGAAATAGGGGCATTGCTGGCCGAACACGTGTTAAGCAAAGGCCAAGGAGCAGACCGTTTGGTGGCGACCACCGTGGTGTCGTCTCGTCTGCTGGCCGCTATCGCTGCCCACCATGGAGTGCATTACGCCGAAACTTTGACCGGGTTCAAATGGATCGTGCGCCCCGGGTTAGCCAACCCCGACCTGCGTTTTGTTTTTGGCTACGAAGAAGCCTTAGGTTTCGCCATCGGTGACCAAGTGCGAGACAAAGACGGGATTACTGCCGCTTTGATATTTGCCGAAATGGCCAGCCAGGCAGCTGACCATGGCCGCACCGTGGTCGACTTGCTGCATGCTTTGTGGGAACGCCACGGGGTGCACCGCACCGGCCAAGTAACCCGACGCTTTTCTGGCCACGAAGGTGAGGAAATAATGGCTGGTTTACTGCAAACGGTACGGAGTGGGCCACCAAAAACTTTAGCTAACCGACCGATAACCGAGCTTGTAGATTATGCCACCGGGGTCAATGGTTTGGCCCCCACCAACGCTTTGGCTTTGACCATGGAGGGGGCCCGTTTGGTTATACGCCCCAGTGGTACCGAACCGTTGTTGAAAATCTATGGCGAGGTGATTGAACCCGTCGCCGCTGGTAAGGCTAAATCAGCCGAAGCAAGCGCCGACCAAGCCTTGTCGGCTCTTTTGTCGGCGGCCAGTGGCTTATTAAGTGGTGAATCTCCGGATGAAAGGCCAGACTGTTAA